A genomic window from Salvelinus namaycush isolate Seneca chromosome 21, SaNama_1.0, whole genome shotgun sequence includes:
- the LOC120066762 gene encoding transcription factor PU.1-like, which translates to SPQTPYYNHTVYYQQQPPVSPSYYCSEEEEPVGHSPPLEVSEGDEEDYRDHVPFGGDSSNKRKIRLYQFLLDMLKNGDMKDSMWWVDREKGIFQFSSKNKETLANRWGTQKGNRKRMTYQKMARALRNYGKTGEIRKVKKKLTYQFSPEVLRKVLTTERRHYPH; encoded by the exons TCTCCACAGACGCCGTACTACAACCACACAGTGTATTACCAGCAACAGCCCCCTGTGTCCCCTAGCTACTACTGCTCAGAGGAGGAGGAACCTGTGGGCCACAGTCCTCCACTGGAGGTATCTGAGGGTGATGAAGAGGACTACAGAGACCATGTCCCCTTTGGGGGAGACTCCA GTAACAAGAGGAAGATCCGGCTGTACCAGTTCCTCCTGGACATGCTGAAGAACGGAGACATGAAGGACAGTATGTGGTGGgtggacagagagaaaggaaTCTTCCAGTTCTCCTCTAAAAACAAGGAGACTCTGGCCAACCGCTGGGGCACGCAGAAAGGAAACAGGAAGAGGATGACATATCAGAAGATGGCCAGGGCCCTGCGGAACTACGGCAAGACTGGAGAAATCAGAAAGGTCAAGAAGAAACTGACCTACCAGTTCAGTCCGGAGGTACTGAGGAAAGTCTTGACTACAGAGAGGAGGCACTACCCTCACTAG
- the LOC120065935 gene encoding protein regulator of cytokinesis 1-like encodes MLQSMTCCHPLFIFLPYSEILAAESVECLNRALNRLKDIWEEIGIPEDQRLQRTDVVRKHIKGLLDMMIAEEDSLRKRLMSSIESCRKELEVLCTELQLSPFEEDEGRTMLQLEKDIRSRLEVMMKQKSQRVKELKTLSKQDRELCDIMCSVPFCIDMDTVPSLEQLDSYRSYLNDLTEEKDRRHGEFVGIKRQIIVCMEELDQLPDTSFERDVVCEDEEAFCLSNDNITALQLLLGQLEDRKTENELVCNSYRSKIQELWERLQVHQEEREGMSDHMVQSRKKNMDALEAECRRLDELKMKNMENVLETIRAEVALFWERCHYSLEQRRAFTPYYDVDFTVELLNLHEAELLSLKKHYEDHRELFEGVTRWQESWTLFLQLEKKATDPSRFNNRGGNLLREEKQRADLQKSLPKLEKSLKIQIDLWEEEQYREFLVNGQQFLQYVEEQWELLRLEKEGEKNERQLKKNRQIEHDLLYGTAQRTPSKRRLAGTPTPGKTRKLNATSSIYGSTPNSTLRSAFGGTLCQSPVLRLPMSASKLPLRTPSRVGRTPRTVERNKENISHLNGMALSGVLRNPAQSPASHRNISINSVASTYSEFSRFLSKASKSVKTGHLNSTVTNLS; translated from the exons ATGCTGCAGTCAA TGACATGCTGTCACCCGCTCTTCATTTTCCTCCCGTACAGTGAAATCCTTGCTGCGGAGTCGGTAGAATGTCTGAATCGAGCCCTTAACCGGTTGAAGGACATCTGGGAGGAAATAGGAATTCCAGAGGACCAGAGACTACAAAGGACTGATGTGGTTAGGAAACATATCAAA GGCTTGCTGGACATGATGATTGCCGAGGAGGACAGTCTAAGGAAGAGATTGATGAGCAGCATAGAATCCTGTCGTAAAGAGCTGGAAGTTCTGTGTACCGAGCTTCAACTGTCCCCATTTGAg GAGGACGAGGGGAGGACGATGCTGCAGCTGGAGAAGGACATCAGGTCACGCCTGGAGGTGATGATGAAACAGAAGAGTCAGAGAGTTAAGGAGCTGAAGACTCTGTCCAAGCAGGACCGGGAGCTGTGTGACATCATGTGTTCAGTCCCCTTCTGTATTGACATGGACACGGTCCCTTCCCTGGAGCAACTGGACAGCTATCGCTCTTACCTCAACGATCTCACTGAAGAGAAG GATCGTCGCCACGGTGAGTTTGTGGGAATCAAGCGTCAGATCATTGTGTGTATGGAGGAGCTGGACCAGCTGCCAGACACCAGCTTTGAGAGGGACGTGGTGTGTGAGGACGAGGAGGCCTTCTGTCTGTCCAACGACAACATCACAGCTCTCCAACTGCTGCTGGGACAG CTGGAGGATCGTAAGACCGAGAACGAGTTGGTGTGTAACTCCTACCGCAGTAAGATCCAGGAGCTGTGGGAGAGACTGCAGGTCCACCAGGAGGAACGAGAGGGCATGTCAGATCACATGGTCCAGTCCAGGAAGAAGAACATGGATGCT TTAGAAGCGGAGTGCCGGCGCCTGGATGAGCTGAAAATGAAGAACATGGAGAATGTGCTAGAAACCATCAGGGCTGAGGTGGCTCTGTTCTGGgagaggtgtcactacagcctggAGCAGAGACGAGCCTTCACACCCTACTATGATG TTGACTTCACCGTGGAGCTGTTGAACCTACATGAGGCAGAGCTACTGAGTCTGAAGAAGCATTATGAAGACCACAGGGAGCTGTTTGAAGGAGTTACCAGGTGGCAAGAGAGCTGGACTCTGTTCCTACAACTAGAG AAAAAGGCGACCGATCCTTCTAGATTCAACAACCGAGGAGGGAACCTACTCCGAGAGGAGAAGCAGAGAGCTGACCTGCAGAAAAGCCTGCCAAAG TTGGAGAAGAGCCTGAAGATCCAGATAGACCTATGGGAGGAGGAGCAGTACAGAGAGTTCCTGGTTAACGGACAGCAGTTCCTCCAGTACGTTGAGGAGCAGTGGGAACTACTGCGgctggagaaggagggagagaagaatgAGAGG CAACTGAAGAAGAACCGGCAGATTGAACATGACCTGCTGTATGGTACTGCTCAACGAACCCCGTCCAAAAGACGCCTTGCAGGGACCCCTACGCCTGGCAAAACAAGAAAG CTCAATGCCACGAGCAGTATCTACGGCTCTACTCCTAACAGCACCTTACGCTCTGCCTTCGGAGGAACCTTGTGTCAGTCTCCGGTCCTCAGACTACCTATGTCTGCCAGCAAG CTTCCTCTGAGGACCCCGAGTCGTGTTGGAAGAACCCCCCGTACGGTGGAGAGGAACAAAGAGAACATCTCCCACCTGAACGGCATGGCTCTGAGCGGTGTGTTAAGAAACCCGGCCCAAAGCCCTGCCTCGCACCGTAACATCAGCATTAACTCTGTCGCCAGCACCTATTCTGAATTTTCG CGATTTCTCTCAAAAGCTTCCAAATCTGTCAAGACAGGACATCTAAACTCTACTGTCACTAATCTGAGCTGA